One segment of Mesoplodon densirostris isolate mMesDen1 chromosome 6, mMesDen1 primary haplotype, whole genome shotgun sequence DNA contains the following:
- the ALDH1B1 gene encoding aldehyde dehydrogenase X, mitochondrial: MLRFLVPRLFCLRHLATPYSSAAALPSPILNPDIRYNQLFINNEWQDAVSKKTFPTVNPATGKVISHVAEGDRADVDRAVKAAREAFQLGSPWRRMDASERGRLLNRLADLVERDRVYLASLETLDNGKPFQESYVLDLDEVIKVYRYFAGWADKWHGKTIPMDGEHFCFTRHEPVGVCGQIIPWNFPLVMQGWKLAPALATGNTVVMKVAEQTPLSALYFASLVKEAGFPPGVVNIITGYGPTAGAAIAHHMDIDKVAFTGSTEVGHLIQKAAGDSNLKRVTLELGGKSPSIVLADADMDHAVEQCHEALFFNMGQCCCAGSRTFVEESIYDEFLERTVEKAKQRKVGNPFELDTQQGPQVDKEQFERILGYIQLGQKEGAKLLCGGERFGERGFFIKPTVFGGVQDDMRIAKEEIFGPVQPLFKFRKMEEVIERANNTRYGLAAAVFTQDLDKAMYFTQALQAGTVWVNTYNIVTCHTPFGGFKESGNGRELGEDGLKAYTEVKTVTIKVPQKNS; this comes from the coding sequence ATGCTGCGCTTCCTGGTGCCCCGGCTCTTTTGCCTGCGCCATCTGGCCACCCCGTACTCCTCAGCAgcagccctccccagccccatcctgaaCCCAGACATCCGCTACAACCAGCTGTTCATCAACAATGAGTGGCAAGATGCGGTCAGCAAGAAGACCTTCCCGACAGTCAACCCTGCCACGGGGAAGGTCATCAGCCACGTGGCTGAAGGGGACCGGGCTGACGTGGATCGGGCTGTGAAAGCAGCCCGGGAGGCCTTCCAGTTGGGGTCTCCATGGCGCCGGATGGATGCCTCAGAGCGGGGCCGGCTGCTGAACCGCCTGGCTGACCTAGTGGAGCGGGATCGTGTCTACTTGGCCTCACTGGAGACCCTAGACAATGGGAAGCCTTTCCAGGAGTCTTATGTCTTGGACCTGGATGAGGTCATCAAGGTATACCGGTACTTTGCTGGCTGGGCTGACAAGTGGCATGGCAAGACCATCCCCATGGATGGCGAGCATTTCTGCTTCACCCGGCACGAGCCTGTTGGCGTCTGTGGCCAGATAATCCCGTGGAACTTCCCCTTGGTCATGCAGGGCTGGAAGCTGGCCCCGGCACTTGCCACAGGCAACACTGTGGTCATGAAGGTGGCAGAGCAGACCCCCCTTTCTGCCCTGTACTTCGCCTCCCTCGTCAAAGAGGCGGGCTTTCCCCCTGGGGTGGTAAACATCATCACAGGCTATGGCCCAACAGCAGGAGCGGCCATTGCCCATCACATGGATATCGACAAAGTTGCCTTCACTGGCTCCACTGAGGTGGGCCACCTGATCCAGAAGGCGGCCGGCGATTCCAACCTCAAGAGAGTCACCCTGGAGCTGGGTGGGAAGAGCCCGAGCATTGTGTTGGCCGATGCCGACATGGACCATGCCGTGGAACAGTGCCATGAAGCCCTGTTCTTCAACATGGGTCAGTGCTGCTGTGCCGGTTCCCGGACCTTCGTTGAAGAATCCATCTATGATGAGTTTCTCGAGAGAACTGTGGAAAAAGCTAAGCAGAGGAAAGTTGGGAACCCCTTTGAGCTGGACACCCAGCAGGGGCCCCAGGTGGACAAGGAACAGTTTGAACGAATCCTGGGCTACATCCAGCTTGGCCAGAAGGAGGGGGCAAAACTTCTTTGCGGTGGGGAGCGTTTTGGAGAGCGAGGCTTCTTCATCAAGCCCACGGTCTTTGGTGGTGTGCAGGATGACATGAGGATTGCCAAGGAGGAGATCTTCGGGCCTGTGCAGCCTCTCTTCAAGTTCAGGAAGATGGAGGAGGTGATTGAGAGGGCCAACAACACCAGGTATGGCTTGGCTGCTGCTGTGTTCACCCAGGACCTGGACAAAGCCATGTACTTCACACAGGCACTCCAAGCTGGGACGGTGTGGGTAAACACCTACAACATTGTCACCTGCCACACTCCATTTGGAGGCTTTAAGGAATCTGGCaatgggagggagctgggggaggatGGGCTTAAGGCCTACACAGAGGTGAAGACAGTCACCATCAAGGTTCCTCAGAAGAACTCGTAA